Proteins encoded in a region of the Rhodococcus sp. SBT000017 genome:
- a CDS encoding helix-turn-helix transcriptional regulator — protein MNTTPPQRGRHELAAFLRARREALAPSDVGLPPRIGASRTPGLRREEVATLAGVSVDYLVRLEQARDVRPSAQVVQSLSNALKLSADQTGYLFTLAGHRAPERPATQQVPAGIGALIDDIGPLPAMVLNHRLDILAVNETMAALLLDIDERPASERNVLRMCFLDSRFDGFYDARDDVVRGAVADLRAAWVNHSHDAELAALIDELERGSAEFSRYWQSREVSVRSRGDKPMHHPLVGPVTVTFDVLTPLGDPDLRLIVYRPADAQSRSALDELGRFRSHRKQRHLRTI, from the coding sequence GTGAATACGACGCCACCGCAGCGAGGTCGGCACGAGCTGGCCGCATTTCTGCGTGCCCGACGCGAGGCGCTCGCGCCGTCGGACGTCGGCCTGCCACCTCGGATAGGAGCGTCACGCACGCCCGGTCTGAGACGTGAGGAGGTCGCAACGCTGGCCGGTGTGAGCGTCGACTATCTCGTACGGCTCGAGCAGGCACGTGATGTTCGGCCATCCGCCCAGGTGGTGCAGTCACTGTCGAACGCACTGAAACTGTCCGCTGATCAGACCGGCTACCTGTTCACCCTCGCAGGTCATCGCGCACCCGAGCGACCCGCCACCCAGCAGGTGCCCGCCGGCATCGGAGCGTTGATCGACGACATCGGTCCGCTGCCGGCGATGGTGCTCAACCACCGACTCGACATCCTCGCCGTGAACGAGACCATGGCCGCGCTGCTTCTCGACATCGACGAACGTCCGGCGTCGGAGCGGAATGTTCTACGAATGTGTTTCCTGGACAGCCGGTTCGACGGCTTCTACGATGCGCGCGACGATGTGGTCCGCGGTGCAGTTGCCGACCTGCGTGCCGCCTGGGTGAACCATTCACACGACGCCGAACTCGCGGCCTTGATCGACGAACTCGAGCGAGGCAGCGCAGAATTCTCCCGCTATTGGCAGTCCCGAGAAGTGTCGGTGCGCAGCCGGGGAGACAAACCCATGCATCATCCGCTCGTTGGACCGGTGACCGTGACATTCGATGTTCTCACGCCACTCGGCGACCCGGACCTGCGGTTGATCGTCTACCGGCCTGCCGATGCGCAATCTCGGTCTGCGCTGGACGAAC
- a CDS encoding aldo/keto reductase: MTRMDDYRLLGRSGLRVSPLSLGTMTFGDAWGWGADEKDSKRIFDAYLDAGGNMVDTANIYTDGQSERYLGEFLRGRRDSVVVATKYAATREPSDPNAGGGGRKSLRGSVEASLKNLGTDYIDLLYLHAWDGVTPSDEVISSLGELVRSGKVLYLGISDTPAWQVARMQTIADMRGRPSFAALQVEYSLIERTTERELLPMAADLGLGVIPWAPLGGGVLTGKYTAADLATPGSDAPAGTRRDHAKANGTLTTRGLAIADAVVEVARQLGVTPAQVALAWTLRHPSVVSSLIGARTPEQLQQNISALDVTFDESHLDTLHEASDIDLGFPHEFLMRPMVRGVTTGRSTVRPRPIRTW, translated from the coding sequence ATGACGCGCATGGACGACTATCGATTGCTCGGACGCTCGGGACTGCGGGTATCACCATTGTCGTTGGGAACCATGACATTCGGCGACGCCTGGGGGTGGGGTGCCGACGAGAAGGACTCGAAACGCATCTTCGACGCGTATCTCGATGCCGGGGGCAACATGGTCGATACCGCCAACATCTACACCGACGGCCAATCGGAACGGTATCTCGGCGAGTTTCTCCGTGGCCGACGTGACTCGGTCGTCGTCGCGACCAAGTATGCGGCGACGCGTGAACCTTCGGATCCCAATGCCGGCGGGGGCGGCAGAAAGAGTCTTCGTGGATCCGTCGAGGCGAGTCTGAAGAATCTCGGGACGGACTACATCGATCTGCTGTACCTGCACGCGTGGGACGGTGTGACTCCGAGCGACGAGGTCATTTCTTCGCTCGGCGAGCTGGTCCGATCGGGAAAGGTTCTCTATCTGGGCATTTCGGATACGCCAGCGTGGCAGGTCGCGCGCATGCAGACCATTGCCGACATGAGGGGCCGGCCGTCGTTCGCGGCCCTTCAAGTGGAATACAGCCTGATCGAAAGAACCACCGAACGTGAATTGCTGCCCATGGCAGCAGATCTTGGGCTCGGCGTGATTCCCTGGGCACCGCTCGGCGGCGGAGTGCTGACCGGAAAGTACACCGCTGCGGACCTCGCGACTCCGGGTTCCGATGCGCCGGCCGGAACTCGACGTGATCATGCGAAGGCGAACGGGACGCTGACCACGCGGGGGCTCGCAATCGCGGACGCCGTCGTCGAGGTCGCTCGCCAACTCGGCGTGACTCCTGCTCAGGTGGCTCTGGCGTGGACGCTTCGGCATCCGTCCGTCGTCAGCTCGTTGATCGGTGCGCGCACTCCGGAACAGTTGCAGCAGAACATCTCTGCCCTCGATGTGACCTTCGACGAATCCCACCTCGACACACTGCACGAAGCCAGCGATATCGACCTCGGGTTCCCGCACGAGTTCCTGATGAGACCCATGGTGCGCGGCGTCACCACCGGCCGTTCCACGGTTCGGCCCCGTCCCATCAGGACCTGGTGA
- a CDS encoding GNAT family N-acetyltransferase, giving the protein MTRLQLRPAVPSDADFLFSMASDPDVVRWVGDGKPWSRCYFDGRFLRALNPENIRAPDMPRWFIGTDEDRHPVGLLSLIRRSDHIEVGYWVHPAEWGRGYAGELLDLAQDHTYGPPMAAQVYPANSASRRVLERAGFTLVDDGDPMIFRCPPK; this is encoded by the coding sequence GTGACGCGGCTACAGCTGCGCCCTGCTGTCCCGTCCGACGCCGACTTCCTCTTCTCGATGGCTTCTGACCCCGATGTCGTTCGATGGGTCGGCGATGGAAAACCCTGGAGTAGATGCTATTTCGATGGACGGTTTCTACGTGCCCTGAACCCTGAGAACATCCGAGCGCCGGACATGCCCAGGTGGTTCATCGGCACCGACGAGGATCGACATCCAGTCGGCTTGCTCAGTCTGATTCGACGTTCGGACCACATCGAGGTCGGGTACTGGGTGCATCCGGCCGAATGGGGTCGTGGCTACGCCGGCGAACTGCTCGACCTTGCGCAGGATCACACGTATGGTCCCCCGATGGCCGCGCAGGTGTATCCGGCGAACAGTGCCTCACGTCGGGTGCTCGAGCGTGCCGGATTCACCCTCGTCGACGACGGTGATCCCATGATCTTTCGATGTCCTCCGAAGTAG
- a CDS encoding cupin domain-containing protein — MRKDDAVRKVADALNAIEKPWQPHRLVSVNDYDVKVVKLLGEFVWHTHPDTDEMFFVHSGELTIQLRDRDVVLGPGDVYVVPAGVEHCPKAVEEVSALLFERSGTVNTGDVGGEMTSQLHEL; from the coding sequence ATGCGCAAGGACGACGCGGTACGCAAGGTCGCCGACGCGCTGAATGCGATCGAGAAGCCCTGGCAGCCTCATCGACTCGTCAGCGTCAACGACTATGACGTCAAAGTCGTCAAGTTGCTCGGGGAATTCGTTTGGCACACACACCCCGACACCGACGAGATGTTCTTCGTCCACAGCGGAGAACTCACCATCCAGCTTCGCGACCGCGATGTCGTTCTCGGCCCCGGAGACGTGTACGTGGTCCCAGCGGGCGTCGAACACTGCCCCAAAGCCGTCGAAGAAGTCTCCGCTCTACTGTTCGAGCGATCGGGCACCGTCAACACCGGGGATGTGGGTGGGGAGATGACTTCCCAGCTCCACGAGTTGTGA
- a CDS encoding haloacid dehalogenase type II, with protein sequence MNLADYDVLSFDCYGTLIDWEAGILEVLRPWAQQAGSPLSDDELLELHGVNEAQAQRDSPSALYPRILADAFTRTGGELGISVSAEWADRLGASVPDWPAFEDSADALSSLGESYKLVILSNVHRDGFAGSNRRLGVQFDAIVTAEDVKAYKPADNHFDALDGVLETLGVPRSRLLHVAQSLFHDHVPAKRHGIASVWIDRRHDRPGWGATPEPSEEYSVDFEFPSMAAFAAAAREARSDA encoded by the coding sequence ATGAATCTCGCCGACTACGACGTCCTGAGCTTCGATTGCTACGGAACGCTGATCGATTGGGAAGCCGGCATTCTCGAGGTGCTCAGGCCATGGGCGCAGCAGGCCGGTTCGCCGTTGTCCGATGACGAGCTTCTCGAGCTGCACGGCGTCAACGAAGCTCAGGCGCAGCGGGATTCGCCCTCTGCGCTGTACCCTCGGATACTCGCCGACGCCTTCACACGGACCGGTGGCGAGTTGGGAATATCTGTCTCGGCCGAATGGGCGGACAGGCTCGGGGCGTCCGTTCCGGACTGGCCGGCATTCGAGGACTCGGCCGACGCGTTGTCGTCCCTCGGCGAGAGCTACAAGCTCGTCATCCTGTCCAATGTGCATCGCGACGGCTTCGCAGGTAGCAACCGCCGGCTCGGCGTGCAGTTCGATGCCATCGTCACCGCCGAGGACGTCAAGGCCTACAAACCGGCCGACAACCACTTCGACGCGCTCGACGGAGTCCTCGAGACGTTGGGCGTTCCACGGTCACGACTACTCCATGTTGCGCAGAGCCTGTTCCACGACCACGTGCCGGCGAAACGGCACGGCATCGCTTCGGTGTGGATCGATCGGCGGCACGATCGCCCCGGATGGGGAGCAACGCCGGAGCCGTCCGAGGAATACAGTGTCGACTTCGAGTTCCCGAGCATGGCCGCATTCGCAGCAGCGGCCCGCGAGGCTCGTTCGGATGCGTAA
- a CDS encoding Cmx/CmrA family chloramphenicol efflux MFS transporter — protein MPPLVFLLATAVFAQGTSEFLLAGLLPDIAADLDTTVPSAGLLTSAFAVGMVVGAPTMAVATRRLPPRLALTAFLVVFIAMHVIGATTTSYAVLFVSRIVAAFANAGFLAVTLATVTALVTPDRISRAVAMILAGTTLALVLGVPAGTLVGTLLDWRAALWAIALLSAPALIAVAIAAPDRRTHRADISLTTECTALRNRSLIRVLALCALINGATFCSFTYLAPIVTERTELRPASVPLVLALFGAGALCGVWAAGKYADRYASRIVSVGGLALLGGWCCFGLLAQLPTAVLLLAFVQGGLSFALGSTLVGQVMRTAVHAPTMSGSFATASLNVGAAAGPALGGWAYGSTLGTVGPLAVSAALVAVALILTRS, from the coding sequence ATGCCACCGCTCGTATTCTTGCTTGCCACCGCAGTTTTCGCCCAGGGGACTTCCGAGTTCCTGCTGGCCGGGCTGCTACCCGACATCGCCGCCGACCTCGACACCACTGTGCCCTCAGCGGGGTTGCTGACATCGGCCTTCGCTGTCGGCATGGTCGTCGGTGCCCCCACGATGGCTGTTGCTACACGACGCCTACCACCCCGTCTCGCCTTGACTGCCTTCTTGGTTGTCTTCATTGCCATGCACGTGATCGGTGCAACGACAACAAGTTACGCGGTCCTGTTCGTTTCCCGGATCGTCGCAGCATTCGCCAACGCGGGCTTCCTTGCGGTCACCTTGGCGACGGTCACGGCGTTGGTGACACCCGACCGGATCTCGCGGGCAGTCGCAATGATCCTCGCCGGCACAACACTCGCACTGGTTCTCGGCGTACCGGCCGGCACGTTGGTCGGAACACTTCTCGACTGGCGCGCGGCTCTGTGGGCAATAGCGTTGCTCTCGGCACCCGCATTGATCGCCGTGGCCATCGCCGCACCTGACCGCAGGACCCATCGAGCAGACATCTCGCTGACAACCGAATGCACTGCCTTGCGGAACCGTTCGCTGATCCGCGTCCTCGCTCTCTGTGCTCTGATCAACGGTGCCACATTCTGTTCGTTCACTTACCTGGCTCCGATCGTCACCGAACGCACAGAACTGCGTCCGGCATCGGTTCCCCTGGTGCTTGCACTTTTCGGAGCCGGCGCTCTGTGCGGAGTGTGGGCCGCTGGGAAGTACGCGGACCGATACGCTTCCCGGATCGTCTCGGTCGGCGGCCTGGCACTTCTCGGCGGCTGGTGCTGCTTCGGTCTCCTGGCGCAGTTGCCGACGGCTGTTCTACTGCTTGCGTTCGTTCAAGGCGGTTTGTCGTTCGCCCTAGGAAGCACCCTGGTCGGTCAGGTGATGCGCACAGCAGTCCACGCACCGACCATGTCGGGCTCATTCGCAACAGCGAGCCTGAATGTCGGTGCGGCCGCAGGCCCGGCCCTCGGCGGATGGGCATACGGCTCCACCCTCGGCACGGTTGGACCACTCGCCGTCAGTGCAGCGTTGGTGGCAGTGGCGCTGATCCTGACTCGCTCTTGA
- a CDS encoding oxidoreductase — protein sequence MTDELSPVAKVDALAAELEDLDARRVAIGVELVNLQFGLDGDAKIRATEVFHSDYLGRLFALVDELRTDE from the coding sequence ATGACTGACGAACTGTCTCCGGTTGCCAAGGTCGACGCACTCGCCGCCGAGCTGGAAGATCTCGATGCTCGACGCGTCGCCATCGGGGTCGAACTCGTCAACCTTCAATTCGGTCTCGACGGAGACGCCAAAATCCGTGCGACGGAGGTTTTCCACAGCGACTACCTGGGACGACTGTTCGCACTGGTCGACGAACTACGCACTGACGAGTAG
- the mraY gene encoding phospho-N-acetylmuramoyl-pentapeptide-transferase, protein MINILVAGGIALAVSILLTPFLIALFTRQGFGQEIRVEGPASHHAKRGTPTMGGVAIIVGLWAGYLGSHLVTMGGDGPSASALLILALATALGVVGFLDDYIKLRMKRSLGLKATGKYVGQISAAVIFAVLALQFRNGNGLTPGNVELSLVRQSTFFTMAPIVFVLFCVFLVVAWSNAVNLTDGLDGLAAGSMTLVLGAYTVMTFWQYRQSCATNSVAGCYQVRDPLDLAVVCAAAAGACIGFLWWNAAPAKIFMGDTGSLALGGLLAGLSIVSKTELIALVFGALFVAEVASVVIQVASFKSTGKRPFRMAPIHHHFELAGWAETTVIIRLWLFAAIASALGLGLFYSEFLAAVG, encoded by the coding sequence ATGATCAACATTCTCGTCGCCGGTGGAATCGCGTTGGCGGTCTCGATTCTGTTGACTCCATTTCTCATCGCGCTGTTCACCCGGCAGGGCTTCGGCCAGGAGATCCGCGTCGAAGGTCCGGCAAGTCACCACGCCAAGCGAGGAACGCCGACGATGGGCGGCGTCGCGATCATCGTCGGCCTGTGGGCCGGTTACCTCGGCTCCCACCTGGTCACGATGGGCGGCGATGGACCGTCGGCTTCGGCGTTGTTGATACTCGCTCTCGCGACGGCACTCGGCGTCGTCGGATTCCTCGACGACTACATCAAGCTCCGCATGAAGCGAAGCCTCGGACTCAAGGCCACCGGCAAATACGTCGGGCAGATCAGTGCAGCGGTCATCTTCGCCGTGCTGGCGCTGCAGTTCCGCAATGGGAACGGGCTGACGCCGGGCAATGTCGAACTGTCGCTGGTGCGCCAATCCACGTTCTTCACCATGGCCCCGATCGTCTTCGTGCTGTTCTGTGTCTTCCTCGTCGTCGCGTGGTCCAACGCGGTCAACCTCACCGACGGTCTCGACGGGTTGGCGGCGGGCTCGATGACACTCGTCCTCGGCGCGTACACGGTGATGACGTTCTGGCAGTACCGGCAATCCTGCGCCACCAACTCCGTCGCCGGGTGCTACCAGGTGCGCGATCCACTCGACCTCGCCGTCGTCTGCGCCGCGGCCGCCGGTGCCTGCATCGGATTCCTCTGGTGGAACGCCGCTCCGGCCAAGATCTTCATGGGCGACACCGGCTCCCTCGCCCTCGGCGGACTGCTCGCAGGCCTGTCGATCGTCAGCAAGACCGAGCTGATCGCCCTCGTCTTCGGAGCCCTGTTCGTGGCCGAAGTTGCGTCCGTCGTCATCCAGGTCGCGTCGTTCAAGAGCACGGGCAAGCGGCCGTTCCGAATGGCACCGATCCACCACCATTTCGAGCTGGCAGGCTGGGCGGAAACAACGGTCATCATCCGACTGTGGTTGTTCGCTGCCATCGCGTCGGCACTGGGGCTGGGGTTGTTCTACAGCGAGTTCCTCGCGGCCGTCGGCTGA
- a CDS encoding helix-turn-helix transcriptional regulator yields MPDRKSATTTQSGVLRPDKLAKFVDLRRLPCATSLEPWVENYWQLQWTLPSGTSHSSSTLPHPACTLSVEHGWTREGVVEPVVVTGVLTRRFDVVLAESGWVFGVKFRPGGYASFTGTVARTLRDVSVAPPTPFRSETVAALAELGGHLDADHCRTVVDSALAPYARDVEPEYETVLGIIATMLRDRTLVRVAQVEQRCDIGTRRLQRLFERYVGATPKWVLGRYRIHDALSELDNGYSGPLADLAARYGWFDQAHFTREFTELVGMPPSAYQP; encoded by the coding sequence GTGCCGGATAGGAAAAGCGCGACAACCACCCAGTCCGGTGTCCTGCGGCCCGACAAGCTGGCGAAATTCGTCGACCTTCGACGGCTGCCGTGTGCCACATCCCTGGAACCGTGGGTCGAGAACTACTGGCAGCTGCAGTGGACTCTGCCGTCGGGCACGTCTCACAGCAGCTCGACGCTCCCCCACCCGGCCTGCACGTTGAGCGTCGAACACGGTTGGACCCGCGAGGGCGTCGTCGAGCCGGTCGTCGTGACGGGGGTGCTCACGCGCCGTTTCGACGTCGTTCTCGCCGAGTCCGGGTGGGTCTTCGGCGTCAAGTTCCGGCCCGGCGGCTACGCGAGTTTCACCGGAACCGTGGCAAGAACCCTGCGAGACGTCTCGGTCGCGCCACCGACCCCGTTCCGGTCCGAGACCGTCGCTGCACTGGCCGAGCTGGGTGGACATCTCGATGCCGACCACTGCCGAACCGTCGTCGACTCGGCTCTCGCGCCCTATGCCCGTGACGTGGAACCGGAGTACGAGACCGTCCTGGGCATCATCGCGACGATGCTGCGCGACCGGACGCTGGTTCGCGTCGCACAGGTGGAACAGCGGTGCGACATCGGCACTCGTCGACTGCAACGGCTGTTCGAGCGCTATGTCGGAGCGACGCCCAAATGGGTACTCGGGCGCTATCGGATTCACGACGCCCTCAGCGAGCTGGACAACGGCTACTCGGGTCCGCTGGCAGACCTGGCCGCCCGATACGGCTGGTTCGACCAGGCTCACTTCACTCGGGAGTTCACCGAATTGGTCGGAATGCCGCCGAGCGCGTACCAACCCTGA
- a CDS encoding VOC family protein, which produces MTETPVATLKMVTLDCADPEVSSAFWSSLLGWSVVHAEKDYAMLQGPSSALGFGRIDDYRPPAWPNANGSKQFHFDLAVEDLDAAASAAVNLGATLPEDQPGETWRVLLDPSGHPFCLTNAANWG; this is translated from the coding sequence ATGACCGAGACACCCGTTGCCACCCTGAAGATGGTCACCCTGGATTGCGCAGATCCCGAGGTCAGCTCCGCGTTCTGGTCGTCGCTGTTGGGTTGGAGCGTCGTCCATGCGGAGAAGGACTACGCGATGCTGCAAGGGCCGAGCAGTGCGCTCGGATTCGGTCGCATCGACGACTATCGGCCTCCGGCCTGGCCCAATGCCAACGGCAGCAAGCAGTTTCACTTCGATCTTGCGGTCGAGGATCTCGACGCCGCGGCGAGTGCGGCAGTGAATCTGGGTGCGACGCTGCCCGAGGACCAGCCGGGTGAGACATGGCGGGTGTTGCTCGACCCGTCAGGGCATCCCTTCTGTCTGACGAATGCCGCGAACTGGGGCTGA
- a CDS encoding VOC family protein, translating into MNPRLAGIEIIVADMAAALAFYRVLGLDIPATADVEQHVEVDLGGVRLLFDLPSTITSFDPTWTPPSGGHRVALAFDCGTPDGVDAAWAAVTAAGYTGHLQPWDAFWGQRYAVVHDPDGTTVDLYANV; encoded by the coding sequence GTGAACCCTCGCCTCGCAGGAATCGAAATCATTGTCGCCGACATGGCCGCAGCTCTGGCGTTCTACCGTGTTCTGGGACTGGACATTCCGGCCACTGCCGATGTCGAGCAACATGTGGAAGTGGACCTCGGCGGCGTTCGCTTGTTGTTCGACCTGCCGTCGACCATCACCTCGTTCGATCCGACGTGGACGCCGCCCAGCGGGGGCCACCGCGTTGCGCTCGCCTTCGACTGCGGTACCCCCGACGGGGTGGACGCCGCATGGGCAGCGGTGACCGCGGCTGGGTACACCGGTCACCTGCAGCCCTGGGATGCGTTCTGGGGACAGCGTTATGCCGTCGTGCACGACCCCGACGGCACCACCGTCGATCTGTACGCGAACGTCTGA
- a CDS encoding DUF664 domain-containing protein, protein MAKLTVFPEPNSALSDPADLFREYLRFYRGELVRRITALSEDALNSTTVPSEWTPLQMLTHLVHMEQRWFVWGFLARAVDAPFGDQKDGSWHVPSDADAETLLRRLEDGARLTEEVLSSHRMDELATLGGRFTDERPTLSWICFHVLQEYARHLGHLDVAVELAGGPRGEETES, encoded by the coding sequence ATGGCCAAGCTGACCGTCTTTCCCGAACCGAACTCCGCCCTCTCCGATCCCGCTGACCTGTTTCGCGAGTACCTACGCTTCTATCGCGGCGAGTTGGTTCGGCGAATCACTGCGCTGAGCGAGGATGCCCTGAACTCCACGACAGTGCCGTCCGAGTGGACCCCACTGCAGATGCTCACCCACCTGGTGCACATGGAGCAGCGCTGGTTCGTCTGGGGATTCCTCGCCCGCGCAGTCGACGCACCGTTCGGTGACCAGAAGGACGGGTCGTGGCATGTGCCCTCCGATGCGGACGCCGAGACCCTGCTGCGCAGACTCGAGGACGGTGCCCGCCTCACCGAAGAGGTACTGAGCTCACACCGGATGGACGAATTGGCCACTCTCGGTGGGCGATTCACCGATGAAAGGCCGACTCTGAGTTGGATCTGCTTCCATGTACTCCAGGAATACGCCCGACACCTCGGCCACCTCGACGTCGCTGTCGAACTCGCCGGCGGGCCGAGAGGTGAAGAAACCGAGAGCTGA
- a CDS encoding PLD nuclease N-terminal domain-containing protein produces the protein MPYLGLLIMLLSIFCLIDVITADDSGIRHLPKIVWLLLVIVLPLAGSLAWLLVGRPENGGIWGGSGASRTASAYPEYDARPGRAVAQSQESDEEFLRRCRARAEEQRRIAREQRKND, from the coding sequence GTGCCGTACCTCGGCTTGCTGATCATGCTGCTGTCGATCTTCTGCTTGATCGACGTCATCACCGCCGACGACTCGGGAATTCGCCACCTCCCGAAGATCGTCTGGCTGCTGCTCGTCATCGTTCTGCCGCTCGCCGGGTCTCTTGCGTGGCTCCTCGTCGGCCGGCCCGAGAACGGCGGCATCTGGGGTGGCAGCGGCGCATCCCGGACCGCGTCGGCCTACCCCGAGTACGACGCCAGACCCGGACGCGCCGTTGCCCAATCGCAGGAGAGCGACGAGGAATTCCTACGCCGTTGCCGCGCGCGTGCCGAGGAACAGCGCCGCATTGCCCGCGAGCAGCGCAAGAACGATTGA
- a CDS encoding LysE/ArgO family amino acid transporter: protein MTSLAAAQSTLTGLGVGLSLIVAIGAQNAFVLRKGLQRAHVLPVVAVCALSDAVLILAGVAGIGVLVDRFPVALRVVTVLGALFLLVYGLLALNRARTPGAMTSQVEGTGSLIAAVATCLALTWLNPHVYLDTVVFLGSIGNRQPGDLRWWFAAGAMLGSVLWFTALGYGSRVLSPLFARPSAWRVLDLGIGVMMLTLAALLVFG, encoded by the coding sequence ATGACCTCCCTTGCCGCCGCACAATCGACCCTCACCGGACTGGGCGTCGGACTCTCCCTCATCGTCGCCATCGGAGCGCAGAACGCATTCGTACTGCGTAAGGGCCTACAACGCGCCCACGTACTGCCCGTGGTGGCAGTGTGCGCGCTGTCCGACGCGGTGCTCATCCTGGCCGGGGTGGCAGGAATCGGCGTTCTCGTGGACCGGTTTCCCGTCGCCCTGCGGGTCGTGACCGTCCTCGGTGCTCTGTTTCTCCTCGTCTACGGTCTGCTGGCGTTGAACCGCGCCCGAACGCCGGGTGCGATGACCTCTCAGGTGGAGGGAACGGGTTCTCTGATCGCAGCCGTCGCCACGTGCCTGGCTCTGACCTGGCTCAACCCTCACGTCTACCTCGACACCGTGGTGTTTCTCGGGTCGATCGGAAACCGTCAGCCGGGGGACCTGCGGTGGTGGTTCGCCGCCGGCGCGATGCTGGGCAGCGTGCTGTGGTTCACCGCCCTGGGATACGGATCGCGGGTGCTCAGTCCGCTGTTCGCGAGGCCGTCGGCGTGGCGAGTACTCGACCTCGGTATCGGAGTGATGATGCTGACCCTGGCTGCTCTGCTGGTTTTCGGCTGA
- a CDS encoding LysR family transcriptional regulator ArgP, producing the protein MEIEQLRALRAVVDGGTFEAAARALYVTPSAVSQRIKSLEQSLGRTLVQRSKPVVATQSGVAVLRLARQIDTLTEQTRAELSDDGVAAPISIAVNADSMATWVLPALAPLASQMTFDLHRQDQDRTAQLLHDGIVSAAITSVADPVRGCTVRRLGAMRYRPSATPEFIERWFAAGVTAEALRSAPVVVFDSDDRLQDNYLQRFDVEPHEPPRHLVPASADYARAVDLGFGWGMIPDLQARDSLKCFDDNGIDDVLLYWQQWSLSSAALQRAADAVAVGAERMLL; encoded by the coding sequence ATGGAGATCGAGCAGCTCAGGGCCCTGCGGGCCGTGGTCGACGGCGGGACCTTCGAGGCCGCGGCTCGCGCGCTGTACGTGACGCCGTCGGCGGTGAGTCAGCGCATCAAGTCCTTGGAGCAGTCGCTCGGCCGGACTCTGGTCCAGCGGAGCAAGCCGGTGGTGGCAACCCAATCGGGTGTCGCAGTGCTGCGTTTGGCGCGCCAGATCGACACTCTCACCGAGCAGACTCGGGCAGAACTGAGTGACGACGGTGTCGCTGCGCCCATTTCGATTGCCGTCAATGCGGATTCGATGGCGACCTGGGTATTGCCCGCGCTCGCTCCACTGGCGTCCCAGATGACCTTCGATCTGCATCGACAGGATCAGGACCGGACCGCGCAATTGCTGCACGACGGGATCGTCTCCGCTGCAATAACATCGGTGGCCGACCCGGTTCGCGGCTGCACCGTTCGACGCCTCGGTGCGATGCGCTACCGGCCGTCGGCCACCCCCGAGTTCATCGAACGGTGGTTCGCCGCGGGGGTGACCGCAGAGGCCTTGCGTTCCGCGCCGGTGGTGGTCTTCGATTCCGACGACCGGTTGCAGGACAACTACTTACAGCGATTCGATGTCGAACCACATGAGCCCCCGAGGCATCTGGTGCCGGCGTCCGCGGACTACGCGCGGGCCGTCGACCTGGGATTCGGCTGGGGCATGATTCCCGATCTGCAGGCCCGCGACTCGCTGAAGTGCTTCGACGACAACGGAATCGACGACGTGTTGCTGTACTGGCAGCAATGGTCGCTGTCGTCTGCTGCACTCCAGCGAGCGGCCGACGCCGTGGCAGTGGGCGCCGAGCGAATGCTGTTGTAG